TCGCTTCCGGCCAGATAATACCTTTATCGTCATGGTTTTGTTCAATCGCTGCGGCAACCACGCGGGTTACCCCAATGCCGTAACAGCCCATTTCAAGCACTTGAGAGCGGCTGTTTTCGTTTTGTACATTGGCGTTTAGTGCTTTTGAGTATTTATTACCCAATTGGAAAATATGACCGACTTCGATACCGCGGCGGATTTCGATTTTACCTTTACCGCATGGGCTTGGATCACCTTTAACGACATTGCGGATATCGGCAATTAGCGTTGCTTTGGCGTCACGGTCCCAGTTGGCGCCGGTGTAGTGAACCTGCTCGATATTGGCACCACAAACGAAGTCCGCCATATTCGCAGCGGTGCGGTCAACGATTACCGGGATATTTAAGCCAACCGGGCCAATTGAACCGGCTCCACATCCAGCGGTCGCTTTGATTTCTTCATCGCTCGCGAGTTCAAAAGGTTCGGCAACCAAGTCAAGTTTTTCGGCTTTGATTTCATTGAGTGTATGATCACCACGAATAACCAGCGCGACAATCGGTGCGTCTTCGGTCGCCCCTTTGACCAATAGCGTTTTAGCAATGGTTTTCGCTTTTACCTGTAAGCAGTTGCTGACTTCTTCAATGCTGAAAGCTTTTGGTGTATCCACCTTGGTCAATTCGGCTGTGGCAGCAGGGCGTTCGCCTCTTGGTGCCAGCGCTTCGGCCAATTCGACGTTAGCGGCAAAATCACTTTCGGTTGAGAAGGCGATGTCATCTTCACCGGAATCGGCCAATACGTGGAATTCGTGCGAACCGTCACCACCGATGGAACCTGTATCAGCCTGTACCGGACGGAAATCTAAGCCGATACGGCTGAAAATGCGGTTATAGGCATCGTACATTTCATCATAGGTTTGTTGCAGGCTGTCACGGTCCAGGTGGAAAGAGTAAGCGTCTTTCATAATGAATTCACGAGAACGCATAACACCAAAACGCGGACGAATTTCATCGCGGAACTTGGTTTGAATCTGATAGAAATTGATCGGCAGTTGCTTATAGCTGCGAATTTCATTGCGCACCAGATCTGTGATGATTTCTTCGTGGGTTGGCCCCAAGGCAAAACCGCGCTGATGACGGTCTTCAAAACGTAACAGTTCTGGACCATAATCTTGCAGACGCCCCGATTCTTGCCACAGTTCCAGCGGTTGAACTACCGGCATCAACACTTCTTGTGCGCCTGAGCGGTTCATCTCTTCACGCACAATTTGCTCAACCTTGCGCAATACGCGCACACCAAGCGGTAACCAGTTGTAAAGACCGCCGGCAAGCGAGCGGATTAAACCGGCTCGTAGCATTAGCTGATGACTGATAACCACCGCATCGGCAGGGGTTTCACGGGTTGTAGCAATAAGTAGGTTTGAGGTTTTCATAATCTAAAAAGACCTTTAAAAATCGGAGCGAAACATTCGGCGTATTCTAGCACGTCTGTCTTGTGCTCAGGAAGGGGATTTAGCGGTTGATAAAAGGATTGGACAAGGATAAAGACAAACAACTGAATGCTTGCGCTGCCTAGATGAATGCCAGGAGCTCGTTGATACAGAAAAACAAGCTGAAAATTAGACCCAGAACCGGGATTGCCGTCGGCACGATTAAAATCCCCTCCGGTTTAGGTTGTTGCAACTTAATACGCACTAAGGCGCCATTAACCAAAGCGAAAACGACTAGCATGACTATGGAGGTGATTTGCGCTAAACCGGCTAAAGAGCCGCTGATTGCCATAAGCAACGCAATACTCGAAGCTAGCAGTGTGGCGGTGACAGGTGTCTGGGTTTTAGGCGAGATATAGGCCAAAAATTGCGGCAGTTGTCGGTTGTTTGCCAAACCATAGAGTACGCGAGCGGCCATTATCACTTGGATTAGCGCGCCGTTTAAGATGGAGACCATGCCGATAAAAAGAATGATGTTGTTATTGCTATTGGTTTGTTGGGCATAAAGTTCAGCCAGAGGCGCAGAGCTCTGTGAAAGGCCTTCTGGGGTCATCAGGTAGATGGCCGCTATCATGACCATGATATAAAGGATGCTGGTAATCGTCAGGGTAAGAATAATCGCATTGGGCAGAGTGCGTTTGACGTCACGGGTTTCTTCGGCAACCACGACCATATCTTCAAAACCGATAAAGGTGTAAAAAGCCAATAAGGCGCCGGCATAAACCAGCCCCCAAGCCATAATGTCATTGGGGATTAACAGGCTCCAATCGGGGTTGATGGCAATCAGTTCGGGCACACTGACCCAAATCACCAATAAGAGGCCGAATACTTCGATAAGGGTAATCACCGCGGCCACTGTGACCGATTGGGCAATCCCCCAAGCTGCAAGCAAAGCAATGCAGAGCATTACCAATATCAGGGTCGGTAGACGTTCGACAGCAATAAAGAAATCCAAATAGTGATGAAACGCATTGATTAAAGCGGAGGTTGAGGTCAGTCCCGCCATAATTACCAATATGCCGACCGCTGTCGATAAGGACTTACTGTTGAAACCGTGAAAAACGTAGCTCGCGCTACCGGCTGCTTTAGGTATCCGCGCTGAGATTTCCGCAAAGGATAAGGCGGTGATAAAGGCGATTACCGCCGCCACTAGAAAAGAGGCGACTGAATAATAACCGGAAACTGCAGCCAATTCCCCAATTAAAGCATAGATTCCAGCACCGATGGTGGTGCCCAAACCATACAGCAGTAATTGGGGCAATCCTAGAACGCGTTTTAGAGTTGTGGTCTGCTTCGGCTGTTCCGACAAGCTTCACTCCTTGCGAAGTATAGTTTATCAAGCTTTGTTACCAAGCCATAATTAAGAGCGGTGGTTCGCGCTTGATCTGAAAAGGTCTTTGATCGTTTGCCAATGAAAATGGGCAATCAGGGTATAAAGTACCGTGCCGATAATCACGCCTAATAACATGTTTCCGAAATAGAAGGGTTTCCATATTAATGGAAAGACTTCATCAAACCATTGTGGCGAACCGATAGCGATATGCGCGGATGCTTCGAAAAGATCCGGTGTGCCCAGTATCCAAGTTCCGAAAACGTAGCCACCGTACCAGATCGGCCACATGGTCAAAGGGTTGGTGATCCAAGCCAGTGCGGTCGCTAATGGGATATTGGAGCGCAAATAATAGGCGAGTACCGAACCCAGTACCATCTGAAACGGAACCGGTAGCATCATACAAAAAGAACCGATAAAGCCTGCGCGAGCGAAGGATTGGCGATCACCAGCCCAATAAACACGATCTTGAAAACGCGGAAAATAACGGTTCAAAAAGGTCGAGCGCTTGGTCGCTCTGCCGATTTGATGCATTTTTAGTTTAAGAAATCTAATCATCAGCTAATTATAGCGCTTTTTGTCAATTTAATACTGACTAAAGACTGCGTAACTGGCTGTGATTGCAGATGAATTTTGCATTTAGGCGAAGCTGCTCAAATCATTCGCCGATCAAGGCTGAAAAATTTAGTTTCGGGCATTAAGGTGCATGGCACTGTTATGCCCAAGACCGGTTATGGTGTTTGCAACGTTTAGAACTTGAACCCTTTGAACAAATTTTCTTTGAGCTGTTTTTCCAAGTCTTTGACGACTTCTTCTTTTTTCTGCTCAATTTGTTGTTTGGTTTTCTGTTCAAGAATCGAGTTTAAATCCAGTGCGATTTTCGGACTGGTCAGATCCCCGTTCAGCTTGACCGGAATTGTCAGGCCGTTTAAGTCTTGTAAAGCTTCACCGCCTTGACCTTTATCAGAGCCGACAATTTTGGTTTTTACCAGGTAGTTTAGGGTTTGAGGTGGGATATTGATGGTTCCCGAACCTTCGATGCGCATAAACGGTGCAAGTGCCGAAAGCTGTTCAGTATTGACCACGCCGTTTTTAATGGTGAACTTACCGATAAGAGAGCTAAAGTCGGTTTGCTGCACCTCATTGGTTGCAGGTGCCGGTTGTCCGGAGATTTTCGCCTTGGCATTACGAATGCTTTGTGCCAGGTTAAAACCTTTGACAGCCCCATCTTTCAAATCCAAATCCAATGAACCATT
Above is a window of Thiomicrorhabdus sediminis DNA encoding:
- a CDS encoding proline--tRNA ligase, giving the protein MKTSNLLIATTRETPADAVVISHQLMLRAGLIRSLAGGLYNWLPLGVRVLRKVEQIVREEMNRSGAQEVLMPVVQPLELWQESGRLQDYGPELLRFEDRHQRGFALGPTHEEIITDLVRNEIRSYKQLPINFYQIQTKFRDEIRPRFGVMRSREFIMKDAYSFHLDRDSLQQTYDEMYDAYNRIFSRIGLDFRPVQADTGSIGGDGSHEFHVLADSGEDDIAFSTESDFAANVELAEALAPRGERPAATAELTKVDTPKAFSIEEVSNCLQVKAKTIAKTLLVKGATEDAPIVALVIRGDHTLNEIKAEKLDLVAEPFELASDEEIKATAGCGAGSIGPVGLNIPVIVDRTAANMADFVCGANIEQVHYTGANWDRDAKATLIADIRNVVKGDPSPCGKGKIEIRRGIEVGHIFQLGNKYSKALNANVQNENSRSQVLEMGCYGIGVTRVVAAAIEQNHDDKGIIWPEAIAPFSVCIVPMQMHKSPRVKEAAEALYNELTTAGIEVLFDDRQERPGVMFNDMELMGIPHRIVIGERGLDKGEFEYKHRRDEKPQDIAQEGFIDWLKAKMA
- a CDS encoding APC family permease, with the translated sequence MSEQPKQTTTLKRVLGLPQLLLYGLGTTIGAGIYALIGELAAVSGYYSVASFLVAAVIAFITALSFAEISARIPKAAGSASYVFHGFNSKSLSTAVGILVIMAGLTSTSALINAFHHYLDFFIAVERLPTLILVMLCIALLAAWGIAQSVTVAAVITLIEVFGLLLVIWVSVPELIAINPDWSLLIPNDIMAWGLVYAGALLAFYTFIGFEDMVVVAEETRDVKRTLPNAIILTLTITSILYIMVMIAAIYLMTPEGLSQSSAPLAELYAQQTNSNNNIILFIGMVSILNGALIQVIMAARVLYGLANNRQLPQFLAYISPKTQTPVTATLLASSIALLMAISGSLAGLAQITSIVMLVVFALVNGALVRIKLQQPKPEGILIVPTAIPVLGLIFSLFFCINELLAFI
- a CDS encoding DUF2062 domain-containing protein, yielding MIRFLKLKMHQIGRATKRSTFLNRYFPRFQDRVYWAGDRQSFARAGFIGSFCMMLPVPFQMVLGSVLAYYLRSNIPLATALAWITNPLTMWPIWYGGYVFGTWILGTPDLFEASAHIAIGSPQWFDEVFPLIWKPFYFGNMLLGVIIGTVLYTLIAHFHWQTIKDLFRSSANHRS